Proteins encoded within one genomic window of Acidicapsa ligni:
- a CDS encoding type IV secretion system protein, which produces MTFLHPSLAMLAFFQGTQLSLFERFLTQAVSGINSTSITSGMQNAAYVVLLVGFLWQMYQSALHGGDVRGLGTNLIKYVVTALVVMNYSTVFTAVNQGFVNAGNWVGNASGAGNLFDNWATDIQTQFSQDGAQQMWGLITGSIAGLIDAVLILVAYILYPVVIAIFGFFYIFYGSILYIFGPIVIALMPLGATNRLAKAYVENVMIWNAWPILYGGFGALLSAVQMGQVGQMLSQNNFLGGLGNLEGSFLIGATSIIYSLAIAVIPFIAKRIVSGDVGSTAGALIGAAATALTAGAAAVEGAVAGATAAGASGAAGASGGGSAAGAASSAGGSVATSPGANQPAPPQSSPGSSATARTSEGGGGLGGGPTIEGHAEQIRNSMSEALGEGNADTSGQSAGESVAAATGSSSSGGGSANKSTSGARSSQPAKRGPTVHRYNIGTWGTYHAARLVARGVASTVRSKDDDRK; this is translated from the coding sequence ATGACGTTCCTTCACCCCAGCCTCGCTATGCTCGCATTCTTTCAGGGGACTCAACTGAGCCTGTTCGAGCGTTTTCTGACGCAAGCCGTGTCCGGCATCAACTCGACCAGCATCACCTCCGGAATGCAGAACGCAGCCTATGTCGTCCTGCTGGTCGGGTTCCTTTGGCAGATGTACCAGTCGGCGCTGCATGGGGGTGATGTACGTGGTTTGGGAACAAATCTCATCAAGTATGTCGTCACCGCCCTTGTAGTGATGAATTACAGCACGGTCTTCACTGCGGTCAATCAAGGTTTTGTGAACGCAGGTAATTGGGTCGGTAATGCCTCGGGCGCAGGGAATCTCTTTGACAATTGGGCAACCGACATCCAAACCCAGTTTAGTCAAGATGGCGCGCAGCAAATGTGGGGTTTGATTACTGGCTCGATTGCCGGGTTAATCGACGCCGTCCTCATCTTGGTGGCGTACATCCTGTATCCCGTCGTTATAGCGATCTTCGGATTCTTCTACATCTTCTACGGGAGCATCCTGTATATCTTTGGCCCAATCGTGATTGCCCTCATGCCTCTCGGCGCAACGAATCGTCTTGCCAAAGCCTACGTCGAGAACGTGATGATCTGGAATGCGTGGCCCATTTTGTATGGGGGCTTTGGAGCTCTTCTGAGCGCAGTGCAAATGGGCCAGGTGGGCCAAATGTTGAGTCAGAATAACTTCCTTGGCGGCTTGGGAAATCTTGAGGGTTCGTTCCTCATTGGAGCGACAAGCATCATCTACTCCCTCGCAATCGCAGTTATTCCGTTCATTGCGAAGAGGATCGTGAGCGGCGACGTCGGATCTACCGCTGGTGCGCTGATCGGTGCTGCCGCTACCGCATTGACAGCGGGCGCAGCTGCAGTGGAGGGTGCGGTGGCGGGTGCAACGGCCGCGGGAGCCAGCGGAGCAGCAGGAGCTTCAGGAGGTGGGTCGGCTGCAGGCGCAGCCTCGAGCGCAGGGGGATCGGTCGCGACTTCACCAGGCGCGAACCAGCCGGCTCCTCCGCAGAGCAGCCCTGGATCCTCCGCAACCGCTCGCACGAGTGAGGGGGGCGGAGGGCTTGGCGGCGGTCCCACGATTGAAGGACACGCAGAACAAATTCGCAACTCCATGAGCGAAGCTCTGGGAGAAGGCAACGCGGACACGAGTGGGCAGAGTGCAGGCGAATCAGTCGCGGCTGCAACCGGCTCGAGTTCATCCGGCGGTGGGTCCGCTAACAAATCCACCAGTGGCGCTCGCTCATCGCAACCGGCGAAGAGAGGCCCCACCGTGCATCGCTACAACATTGGAACCTGGGGAACTTATCATGCCGCGCGGCTTGTGGCGCGCGGAGTGGCGAGTACAGTGCGGAGCAAAGACGACGACAGGAAATAG